Genomic segment of Benincasa hispida cultivar B227 chromosome 1, ASM972705v1, whole genome shotgun sequence:
gaaagcagggtgaccgcatacaatcatatcctatctctaggatgcatgcgatgtgttgataacaaatagtgctcattcctaagcgcctatctctcatttatgtgttctaatctggctccttcgagtctagattctaacctgaccttttcaagtctagatcctgtccttagactaccctcccgagtatctctaatggacgaatgaagtatacataaacaagataatcgcaagaatgaagattccctagttgtgctagctaaatgcttcaaaacccattcaactaatttagctacacatgcgtgaataacagagggtgaacagatatagagaaagaaattccattcttataaatgacttgagtacaaaatgacaatggaaagtaaaggtagagagcctagtagcaattctTTGCTGACCGAGgatttttacactgaaatctctattctggtctaaagatgttcccgcttccaaaggcgtcggccctctctctgtctttagAGCTTTcagcgctctcccaagcttaccgaaaTGATCTACCAGCACAACTTCTTCCCTCGCGTCCGCcgtaaaatgaaagaaaactaagaacacagACGTGcaacttgtggaacaaaagattgtaaaaatggtgaaccccttttctgaagaatgcacttggtatttatagagcatccatggtgaaaggcggcttctctctcctggttgtacagatgggacaactttaattcctgaatgatgtgccgaataattgtcaccgataaagctgaatgtactttgtgactattatcggctgtcaacttaatttggattcgactgtcatcagctttctgtcccatcgctcttaattatcctttcactcgaatgcgcccaccatgttgcgctgaccaagttgtggcgatccttctcgggcgaatgtttgcgagcacgatcatgCAAAGCCTTGGGTTGAAGTTGCCtggaccaatgaattcctatgatcgcaatctttgtattgcattaacacatattctgcaaaaaaatacaaaatcaatagttctaatgcgctgaacgcatgcgaccgcaatattatagaatttatgcttaatggacgcaatttaacatatttcatcaacgcaatccaacattgtttaagaacttaccactctgataatgtgcatttctgcccgttatcactttgtgatggagagtttcttcgcatgcggtcgtctatgtggtAGCCCGGCTCCcacgtttgcgtccacttcctgcgttagctacaaaaatagacaattgaatgcataataacacataatagtgggttagccaagattcttaatgctgaatgccgcaaactcattttctcatgaattcttaacataattgccgcatatttttcttaacagccctcataattctaaataaaaggcctaagatgacatgcatttctgcatgtcatcagtacCATGGTAACTTTTCACTTTTGAATAGCTGCTCATTTGGGAAGGTTGCGTTCACTTCCAGCTGGTTGCGGTCGacttctggattttctaatcttaaTAGGTGGTTCGCAACCTGGTTCTTCGTCCCCATacgatcaatgatttccatgttgaattcgtGAAAAAGCAGAAACCATCGAATCAACCTCgattttgcatctttctttgtcattaaatattttattgtcgAGTGGTTGGTGTGAACGATCACTTTGGATACCAGCAAGTAAGCTCTAAATTTCTCCAGCGCAAAGATCACCACAAgaagttctttttcagtggtagtGTAATTCGTTTGGGCAGGGTTCAAAgttctactcgcatatgcgatggggtgtagcattgttttcttcttttgtgctagCATCGCCGCCATCGTATAACCGCTAGCATCGCACATCAGCTCAAACGACTATGTCCAATCAGGTGCGATCAATACAGGTGCGGTAATTAATGCATTCTTCAGTATCTTGAATGCATTAAGGCATTGTTCATCAAAGTTAAACATTCTCTCGGCCTCCAGCAATGCACTCAATGGTCGAGCAATCTTTGgaaagtccttcacaaaatgTCGATAAAATCTGGCATGTCCCAGGAAACTCTTGACAACCCTCACATTTGCTGGTGGTAGAagcttttcaatggcctcaTTCTTCGCCTTATCCACCTCCAGCCCTTCCTTGGAAACTTTGTGCCTGAGCACAATACCTTCATTCACGATGAAGTGCCACTTCTCCCAGTTTAGCATAagatttgtctcttcacatctccttAGTATCTTCTCTAAATTGTttagacagacttcatatgtTTTCTCATAAACCGAGAAGTCGCCCATAAAAATCTCCACTGCatcttcaagatactcagagaagatggccatcatgtacctctggaacgtgctcgATGCATTACATATTCCGATTCGACGAAAAGAAAACTTTTCGtaggggcaggtgaatgtggttttctcttgtcTTCAAGAGCAATCATTATTTGGTTGTAGCCCGCATACCTGTCCAAAAAGTAGAAGTAATAATTTCCTACTAGGCGGTCTAGCATAtggtcaataaaaggcaaggggaaatgatccttctttgtcgCCGCATtgagtttgcggtagtccatgcaggtcctcattggtattaattcattgtttgcaTTGGGAACAACCATCATTCCTCCCTTCTTGGGCAGACATTGCATGGGGCTGACACACGTGCTATCGGTGATTGGATAAATAATGCTTGTGTCCGAccatttgattatctcctttttcacaacctccttcatcgcagggtttagtctgcgttgaggttcgatagaccctttttggttttcttcgagatgtatcttgtgcatgcaatatgcggGGCTAATTCTTCTTATGTCTGCTAGCGTCCACCCtattgcttttatgtacttcCTCAGGATGCTAAGCAGtgcattttcttgttcttcatGAAGCACATATGAAAAacatacttcaggtggtttgGCAAGGTTCCTAATTCCACGGtaggtggttgttccaaggatggtttttgtgcttttctctcttcattcaacgtcaatttttcttctttgtttgtcgtTTCCATGATCGCATTGTAGGTTGCTACGGATGCGGTCGTATCCTCCTTTCATCTTCATCGTCagactcttcttcttcattataGTTGGGTTCATTATCGGACTCGGATAGGTCTTCCTCTTCCGGGTACTTCATGGCTTTAATAATGTCAAACCTAAGCTTCTTTCCATTCACACTCAATGTGATCTTTCCCTTGTACAAATCAATTTGAGTGCgaccaatggataaaaatggtcgtcccaatatgattggTACATCTTTGTCTGCTTCATAGtcgagaatgatgaagtctgccggtaaAATAAATTTGCCAATTGAGACCagaacatccttcaccttcccctctggatgaACTAAGGACCTGTccgccagttggagagtcactgtcGTGGGCGccagttgccccacattcaactgtttaaaaattgaaaggggcattaagttgatactgGCCCCGAGATTGCAAAGTGCTTGACCTATATATATCCCaccaattgagcagggtattaTGAAACTTCCAGGGTCACGCATTTTCGATGGAATTATGGTGTTTGACTTCTGCGTTAACACCACCATTGCGAACTTTCCTGTCCTCTTTTTCTTCGTCACCATGTCCTTAAAAAACTTAGCgtattttggcatttgttcaatCGCCTCAGTGAAAGGGATGTTGATATGTAGCTGTTTTCACATGTCCATGAAGTGATGGTACTGCActttatcatttttcttcttcttaagtctcTGAGGGAATGGTGGCAGCTGTACTTTCATGGTTCCCTGTTCCATAGGCTTAAAAGTGGACGCAATTTCTGGTTCAATCGTCTCATTTTCTTCTGGTTCATCTTGTGTCAACAGGGTCTGGGATTTCATTGCAACTGGATTAGTCCTACTTGGCTCTGTCTTTTTTTTCGCTACTGTCTTTCCACTTTGCaaagtcacaacttgacattgctcctttcccgTATTCCCCGGGTTGTGAGGGAGCTCAATTGAACTCGGCAACGTCCCTTGCGATCTATTCTTCAGCTCGCCtgcaatctgtcctatttgaattttgagattgTGGATTGAAGTCACTTGATTATGGAGTACTGTTTctttcttctcaatatacttcTTTGATAGGCTCTCCAGAGATGAAGACGGCGGCGCGTGTAAGCTGCTAGCTTGATTTTGCGATTGACCCTTTGTTCGCCGTAAAAATCCTGGcagcccttctttttgtgccattgGTTGAtaactttgttgttgatttttccacgcgaagttggggtggtttctccacctggggttgtaagtgttggagaaaggattattctttatgaagtaTACAAATTGTGGATTCCTCGAacattcttccatcggatgNNNNNNNNNNNNNNNNNNNNNNNNNNNNNNNNNNNNNNNNNNNNNNNNNNNNNNNNNNNNNNNNNNNNNNNNNNNNNNNNNNNNNNNNNNNNNNNNNNNNNNNNNNNNNNNNNNNNNNNNNNNNNNNNNNNNNNNNNNNNNNNNNNNNNNNNNNNNNNNNNNNNNNNNNNNNNNNNNNNNNNNNNNNNNNNNNNNNNNNNNNNNNNNNNNNNNNNNNNNNNNNNNNNNNNNNNNNNNNNNNNNNNNNNNNNNNNNNNNNNNNNNNNNNNNNNNNNNNNNNNNNNNNNNNNNNNNNNNNNNNNNNNNNNNNNNNNNNNNNNNNNNNNNNNNNNNNNNNNNNNNNNNNNNNNNNNNNNNNNNNNNNNNNNNNNNNNNNNNNNNNNNNNNNNNNNNNNNNNNNNNNNNNNNNNNNNNNNNNNNNNNNNNNNNNNNNNNNNNNNNNNNNNNNNNNNNNNNNNNNNNNNNNNNNNNNNNNNNNNNNNNNNNNNNNNNNNNNNNNNNNNNNNNNNNNNNNNNNNNNNNNNNNNNNNNNNNNNNNNNNNNNNNNNNNNNNNNNNNNNNNNNNNNNNNNNNNNNNNNNNNNNNNNNNNNNNNNNNNNNNNNNNNNNNNNNNNNNNNNNNNNNNNNNNNNNNNNNNNNNNNNNNNNNNNNNNNNNNNNNNNNNNNNNNNNNNNNNNNNNNNNNNNNNNNNNNNNNNNNNNNNNNNNNNNNNNNNNNNNNNNNNNNNNNNNNNNNNNNNNNNNNNNNNNNNNNNNNNNNNNNNNNNNNNNNNNNNNNNNNNNNNNNNNNNNNCAACATAACCGACATcatctcaaacctcgatccatccaaGGCTGGCCTCATAATTCCTGGGTAGAAATCATATAGgttgggcgatgcatagtcccggatgggtctattgcggtcattcgccagGAGAATGGGGTTTGCCATGATGTTGTTTGTATTTGTTGCTCTGTCTTCTGATTGTTCTGCCATgttgggatttctctcttgttgttgtcggcagctgtttcttcatcttcttcgaaaagttctttcaatctctgggtcgtagttgTGCTCAAGAActtgtccttcgctcatacgacacctgcttcttcccttaccaaaggagagGCGGTGCACAGAGGTCGAAAgctacaaagaaaatcaaaaagttacTATTAGCACAATATGTACTGTCGTAGTCCctggcaatggcgccaaaaacttgatgcgttgtaaatgtgatgaaataatgttATGATATTTCGGTGGTGAATTATGCGTTGGACATGTAAGTTTTCCAAGtgaaacccaagtataaatctcactaggtttccatgtaagtctagggtcgaacacagggactactgagataCTTTGCGACAGTAAAATTGATTCCTTTGTGatggcaaaaacaaataagttttattggtgttttgtttaagtataaattctatgcgacggatttgagtaaagagttgatgaaagtgagaatacaatgagtatgcgatgaacgggttgagaaaggattTAGCTCACACtttctaagattgcgttcaagttatgcgatcatgctacacacacaacaACAACCTGTCATCTCttaatgcaaatgccatagttcctatttctaggacgcatgcgatgtatacgataatgtcgataggacttatgtctaagcctctactcttatctatgtgatgatgaatgatacacacatacacaagatgaccacatactatcatatcctatttctagggtgcatgcgatgcataatagcaaacaaaacttgtctctaagtttctatctcttacttatgcggttctaatctgactctcttaagcctagattctaacctgactctctcaagtctaggttctttctttagactactctctcaagtatctctaaagggtgaaggacgcatacataagacaagatgatcgcataaaatgaagatcttaggtcatgctagctaagtacttctcaacccattcgaaaatttagctactcatgcgacatatgaagagattgaacagatgttgatatgagaattccattttataaacaaagtcagaatacaaaacaataatggaaagtagggataagaagcctggtagcaatgtcttgcttcccgatgcttttacactgtctttttactctactctgtccagaagaatatccttgcttttgCAAGTGTCTGCCCTCTATCCTTTTTTAGTGCTTCTCGACAGTCTTTCGAGCTAaccaggaatgatctctcggcgtcttcttctctttgctcgcctccgccttctaagtatatgaacaACTACAGACTAACAACTATCTATTTGTATATGATCTATCTTTTATATGGCGAACTGTGTCTAACTTCTttaacgatggtggccttcggtatttatagagcttcaaggtgaagaagcttttctctctaatgattgtaATGATGGGAGGTCACTAAATCTTCtttctgatgcgccgattaatggtcaccgaaaagttgaatgtacttgctacagtgtgtcattaacggcttgtcaactaaattcgaatttgaccgtcatcagctttccatctcatcatgatttattatgctttcaccttgatgtgctgtctttatgcggccacccaCTTGAGCAGATTCTtgcgaacgcatacgatcgcatggctttgcagtcgcaatcttttaatgcgcGAGGTCGccaaattccttggatcgcaatttgctTTGCGCCAAAGCATTTCTCCtgcataaaataagtaaattagctgcttttatgcgatgggcgcatgtgattgcaatattctcagtttaacgcttttgtacatgattttatatatatttatcgtcgcattccctcattgttttacatctttgcgctgtaataatgtgcatttctacccgttatcacatgTCTATTGAGTTCTTTATTCTTTAAAAGACTATATATGCCTTGAATGCAATAAATTCATAATTGAATAAGTTCATGTTCGCACATTCAAGAATCTCGTTCACTTTAATTCTATGCATCATTTGTTTTTACTCAATCTCTTGATTCTTATTGATGAAATTTTGATGATCCACTCTTTTAAGTAaggatacaaacaaaattttagaccttcaaagtttttcaaacaaaattagaaactcatttttcaaaaaaaaactttttttttccttttaacttcataaaaaatagAATACTTAGTCTTTAGGTTTATTTAGAACCTTTAAACTCTTAGAAACACCAtatctacttaattttcttttttacccCGATAGGAAAAACTTTGGTCTAAGAACAACCATCTTGTTTTAGAGGCGAGTCTAGACATAGAGAAATAAAAAAGGGCCTAGTGTATAAAGAAAATTGctagcacaaaaaaaaaaagaaaagaaaatttgccAATTTAACATACCTTCActaatgt
This window contains:
- the LOC120077032 gene encoding uncharacterized mitochondrial protein AtMg00860-like → MGDFSVYEKTYEVCLNNLEKILRRCEETNLMLNWEKWHFIVNEGIVLRHKVSKEGLEVDKAKNEAIEKLLPPANVRVVKSFLGHARFYRHFVKDFPKIARPLSALLEAERMFNFDEQCLNAFKILKNALITAPVLIAPDWT